In Acidovorax sp. GBBC 1281, a single window of DNA contains:
- a CDS encoding TniQ family protein, with product MREGGYRERRRAHYQEDRRGEVLGAANERHPRTGSVTFQPTWTQPCPDELLSSWLARVAVRGGCDPLNVTATIWPGWRVWSTDVDRGLSQSRCMTLAAWMRCDEALVHATTLLQYSERIHGAGARDHASIPWIISMGCRNRQRFAGVPCCPQCLQEDVQPYFRRLWRLAFVVGCEKHRVRLIDRCPACECIIAPHLCTSHVGNIGLCFACHSRLADSVCVNVQERALTLQRLAMNVLRSGEGLWQGRAVPAASWFSAMRRMATPQRCPLSPADQAEMVIRPTDLPLEMESPVEREARLSILAELLESNSTGELSATRRKLIQYKARAPAQTVTTGSVDEHKVRVQWARWLRRNRMW from the coding sequence GTGCGCGAAGGAGGCTATCGAGAGCGGCGAAGAGCGCATTACCAAGAAGATCGTCGAGGCGAAGTCTTGGGTGCGGCCAACGAAAGGCATCCGAGAACTGGTTCCGTGACTTTCCAACCGACCTGGACGCAGCCCTGCCCCGACGAACTCCTTTCATCCTGGCTTGCGAGGGTGGCGGTGCGCGGCGGTTGTGATCCTCTGAACGTCACCGCCACTATCTGGCCAGGTTGGCGTGTATGGTCTACCGATGTTGATCGTGGCCTGTCTCAAAGCCGCTGTATGACTCTGGCTGCTTGGATGCGTTGTGATGAGGCGCTGGTGCACGCAACGACGTTGCTGCAATACAGCGAACGTATTCATGGTGCAGGCGCTCGCGACCATGCTTCAATCCCCTGGATCATCTCGATGGGATGCCGTAACCGCCAGCGCTTCGCGGGTGTTCCCTGTTGCCCACAATGTCTGCAGGAGGATGTGCAGCCATACTTCCGAAGACTATGGCGGCTGGCATTCGTGGTCGGATGCGAGAAGCACAGAGTGCGTCTAATCGACCGTTGCCCTGCATGCGAATGCATCATTGCTCCGCATTTGTGCACATCACACGTGGGCAACATTGGCCTGTGCTTTGCCTGTCACTCGCGCTTGGCAGACTCTGTCTGCGTGAATGTGCAAGAGCGCGCCCTAACGCTCCAGCGCCTCGCTATGAACGTTCTGCGATCTGGTGAAGGCCTGTGGCAGGGACGCGCTGTGCCCGCAGCCAGTTGGTTCAGCGCTATGCGCCGCATGGCCACCCCACAGCGTTGTCCACTTTCTCCTGCGGACCAAGCGGAGATGGTGATACGCCCTACCGATCTGCCCTTGGAGATGGAAAGTCCCGTGGAGCGGGAAGCTCGCCTGTCAATACTCGCTGAACTCCTGGAGTCAAACTCCACCGGTGAGCTTTCGGCAACAAGGCGGAAATTGATTCAATACAAAGCCAGGGCGCCTGCCCAGACGGTTACCACTGGGTCCGTTGATGAACATAAGGTACGGGTTCAATGGGCACGTTGGCTGAGAAGGAACCGGATGTGGTGA
- a CDS encoding TniB family NTP-binding protein yields the protein MTDTSPIVADNPDAMCFAAHIHERFSYLVNLSDADRIAFLDEPRWIGYERAQFVLDHLVGLMNKPKRPRMPNLLIVGESNNGKTTVIDRFIQLCGQGYVDDESESIRPVILAEAPPTADEKGLYLSILSQFWAPYKKSGTAHELRYDVINRLRNCKAQMLILDEIHSLLIGPPVKQRQVMNTIKLLCNELRIPIVGVGTRDAVRVLHTDPQHASRFDVVSLPLWELNQDFQKLLAGFEKVLPLKQASRLSEPEMATVLHTVCDGNLGDLHRLLVECAKEAIESGEERITKKIVEAKSWVRPTKGIRELVP from the coding sequence ATGACTGATACCTCCCCAATTGTTGCGGACAATCCGGATGCAATGTGCTTCGCGGCACATATACATGAGAGGTTCAGCTACCTCGTCAATTTGAGCGATGCCGATCGCATTGCCTTCCTGGATGAGCCACGGTGGATTGGCTACGAGCGTGCGCAATTCGTGCTGGATCACCTCGTGGGCTTGATGAATAAGCCCAAGAGGCCGCGTATGCCCAACCTGCTCATTGTGGGCGAGTCGAACAACGGCAAGACCACGGTCATCGACCGGTTCATCCAATTGTGTGGCCAGGGATACGTCGATGATGAGTCGGAGTCGATTCGGCCGGTAATTCTGGCGGAGGCCCCCCCAACGGCTGATGAGAAAGGTTTGTACCTCTCCATCCTGAGCCAGTTCTGGGCTCCATACAAGAAGAGTGGTACGGCACATGAGTTGAGGTACGACGTCATCAACCGCTTGCGCAATTGCAAGGCCCAAATGCTGATTCTTGACGAGATTCACTCGCTGTTAATTGGACCTCCCGTGAAGCAGCGCCAAGTGATGAACACCATCAAGCTCCTGTGCAATGAACTGCGTATTCCCATAGTGGGAGTTGGCACCCGCGACGCAGTGCGCGTCTTGCACACCGATCCACAGCATGCCAGTAGATTCGATGTCGTCTCCCTGCCTTTGTGGGAGTTGAATCAGGACTTTCAAAAGCTTTTGGCTGGGTTCGAGAAGGTACTGCCGCTGAAACAGGCCTCCAGGCTATCCGAGCCGGAGATGGCTACGGTATTGCATACCGTCTGTGACGGCAACCTCGGCGATCTGCATCGCCTGCTGGTCGAGTGCGCGAAGGAGGCTATCGAGAGCGGCGAAGAGCGCATTACCAAGAAGATCGTCGAGGCGAAGTCTTGGGTGCGGCCAACGAAAGGCATCCGAGAACTGGTTCCGTGA
- a CDS encoding transposase family protein, whose amino-acid sequence MDDEHRLPIGRPWLTVAIDEYSRMTVGFHLSFDAPSMTSVGMCLANVMLPKDAILMANGIESPWPVWGRPTKVRCDNGPDFRSESVRRSCSQYAIDLEFRPVKVPRYGGYVERLQGTLLRELHDLPGSTFSSTEVRGEYDSEGRAVLTKSELEHQLLMLICNEYHRRPHASIGMPPLRKWELGIFGGTGSSGSGVAPRPADRTTVYLDFLPMLERTVQNDGVSIDGLRYYADVLRQWIGAKDGDTGKARKHIFRRDPRDISVIWFYDPDIKEYFRIPTADQSFPSCSVWEHQKAQEDVKKAGFDPSDERAVLRSITARRELVQKSSARTKATRREAQRRVEHAKSTGQIAAAVASKKNSRDLAPRPGKAFSKLLSNELASAVAASDDIA is encoded by the coding sequence GTGGACGATGAGCACCGATTGCCTATTGGAAGGCCCTGGCTGACGGTCGCAATCGACGAGTACAGCCGCATGACCGTGGGATTTCACCTGTCATTTGATGCTCCGTCCATGACTTCGGTCGGGATGTGTCTTGCGAACGTGATGTTGCCTAAGGATGCGATCCTGATGGCGAATGGCATTGAGTCGCCTTGGCCTGTATGGGGCCGCCCAACTAAAGTGCGGTGTGACAACGGGCCAGACTTCCGATCGGAGAGCGTGCGCCGATCCTGCTCTCAGTACGCCATTGATCTCGAGTTCAGACCCGTGAAGGTTCCTAGATATGGAGGTTACGTTGAGCGGTTGCAGGGCACTCTCTTGCGGGAGTTGCATGATCTGCCTGGCTCGACTTTCTCTTCAACGGAAGTTCGCGGAGAGTACGACTCCGAGGGTCGCGCGGTATTGACGAAGTCCGAGTTGGAACACCAGCTGCTCATGCTCATTTGCAATGAGTATCACCGCAGGCCGCACGCTTCAATTGGCATGCCTCCTCTGCGCAAGTGGGAGTTGGGAATCTTTGGTGGTACCGGAAGCTCGGGCTCAGGCGTGGCTCCTCGCCCCGCGGATCGGACAACGGTGTATTTGGATTTCCTTCCAATGCTGGAAAGAACGGTTCAAAACGATGGCGTGAGCATAGACGGGTTGCGCTACTACGCAGATGTGCTGCGGCAATGGATTGGCGCCAAAGACGGTGACACAGGCAAGGCCCGCAAGCACATATTCCGTCGAGATCCCCGGGACATATCGGTGATCTGGTTCTATGACCCGGACATCAAGGAATATTTTAGGATTCCCACGGCCGATCAGTCCTTCCCATCCTGCAGCGTCTGGGAGCACCAGAAGGCCCAAGAGGACGTGAAGAAGGCAGGCTTTGACCCTTCGGATGAACGTGCGGTGTTACGGTCCATTACTGCTCGGCGCGAGCTCGTGCAGAAATCATCGGCTCGCACCAAGGCTACTCGGCGAGAAGCTCAGCGACGGGTCGAGCATGCCAAGTCCACGGGCCAGATTGCAGCGGCAGTGGCTTCAAAGAAGAACAGCCGAGACCTTGCACCTCGGCCGGGGAAAGCATTCAGCAAACTGCTGAGTAACGAGTTAGCCAGTGCTGTCGCAGCTTCGGATGACATCGCATGA
- a CDS encoding heteromeric transposase endonuclease subunit TnsA, which produces MERDFVLRQEFSLGVASVVAQPCRVSYATSEGNVGHYTPDYLVIYTVRDEPVGRERRPMLIEVKPKLDWVRHWREWTPKWNAARRYAQERGWIFHVYDESRIRTLALDNINFLRRYRAYQFDQEDSMAVIEDLRELGAVSVDYLLAKHFPAGFRAEGVAHMWHLLATRRIECDICDELSLQTEVWVP; this is translated from the coding sequence TTGGAGCGTGATTTCGTTCTCCGTCAGGAGTTCAGTCTGGGTGTCGCCTCAGTAGTGGCGCAGCCTTGCCGGGTTTCATATGCGACTTCCGAGGGGAATGTGGGGCACTACACCCCGGACTATCTCGTGATCTACACGGTTCGTGATGAACCCGTTGGTAGGGAGCGGCGGCCCATGCTGATTGAGGTCAAACCAAAATTGGACTGGGTACGGCATTGGCGAGAGTGGACACCTAAGTGGAACGCTGCCAGGCGATACGCGCAAGAGCGCGGGTGGATCTTCCATGTTTATGACGAGTCCCGAATTCGTACCTTAGCACTGGACAACATCAACTTCCTCCGCAGATACCGGGCATATCAGTTCGACCAAGAGGACTCCATGGCGGTCATTGAAGATCTACGTGAACTTGGCGCTGTATCGGTGGACTACTTGCTCGCAAAGCACTTTCCTGCGGGGTTCAGAGCGGAAGGTGTTGCTCACATGTGGCACTTGCTGGCGACGAGACGTATTGAGTGCGATATCTGTGATGAGCTCAGCTTGCAAACGGAAGTGTGGGTGCCCTAA
- a CDS encoding SDR family NAD(P)-dependent oxidoreductase yields MTASLPSPSSTASSPEAGAPIALVTGGSRGLGRNAALHIARQGTDVILTYRSQAAEAEATVAEIERLGRRAVALPLDVSQSAGFAAFAAQVREVLSGRWQRERFDFLVNNAGIGIHAGFMETTEAQFDQLVDIHFKGVFFLTQKLLPLMNDGGRIVNVSTGLARFALPGFAAYAAMKGAVEVLTRYLAKELGPRGIAVNVVAPGAIETDFGGGAVRDNAQMNAFIASQTALGRVGQPDDIGGVIASLLLPGSRWVNAQRIEASGGMFL; encoded by the coding sequence ATGACCGCTTCTCTTCCCTCCCCATCCTCCACCGCGTCCTCGCCGGAAGCCGGCGCGCCCATCGCCTTGGTCACCGGCGGCAGCCGCGGCCTGGGCCGCAATGCCGCGCTGCACATCGCCCGGCAGGGCACCGACGTGATCCTGACCTACCGCAGCCAGGCGGCCGAAGCCGAGGCCACCGTGGCCGAGATCGAACGCCTGGGGCGGCGCGCCGTGGCCCTGCCGCTCGACGTCTCGCAGAGCGCCGGCTTCGCCGCGTTCGCGGCCCAGGTGCGCGAGGTGCTGTCGGGCCGCTGGCAACGGGAGCGCTTCGACTTCCTGGTGAACAACGCGGGCATCGGCATCCATGCCGGTTTCATGGAGACGACCGAGGCGCAGTTCGACCAGCTCGTCGACATCCATTTCAAGGGCGTGTTCTTCCTCACCCAAAAGCTGTTGCCGCTCATGAACGACGGGGGGCGCATCGTCAACGTGTCCACCGGCCTGGCCCGCTTCGCGCTGCCGGGGTTCGCGGCCTATGCGGCCATGAAGGGCGCGGTGGAGGTGCTGACCCGCTATCTGGCCAAGGAACTGGGCCCGCGCGGCATCGCCGTGAACGTGGTCGCCCCGGGTGCCATCGAGACGGACTTCGGCGGCGGTGCGGTGCGCGACAACGCGCAGATGAACGCGTTCATCGCGTCCCAGACGGCGCTGGGCCGGGTGGGTCAGCCGGACGACATCGGTGGCGTGATCGCCTCGCTGCTGCTGCCCGGCAGCCGCTGGGTCAACGCGCAGCGCATCGAGGCGTCCGGCGGCATGTTCCTGTAA
- a CDS encoding TetR family transcriptional regulator has product MAKHTKTEAELTRARIVSAALQAFARHGVQGAGLGEVARQAGVSRGAIYWHFADKTALLQELLGRLRWPLDIGARLDAYQSAAQPLSLLHRCLAHQIGECREDPVQWPLVQWVLREAGEAEEWEGLGPRAAVAQAAAVRHLESALAVAARRGHLREGLEPALAARCLHAVGRSVLAEPVEETDPAGYRRHVDACLGFLMDGMAPGTPRAPLAHGL; this is encoded by the coding sequence GTGGCCAAGCACACCAAGACCGAAGCGGAGCTGACGCGGGCGCGCATCGTCAGCGCTGCGTTGCAGGCCTTCGCCCGGCATGGGGTGCAAGGCGCCGGGCTGGGCGAGGTGGCTCGGCAGGCGGGGGTGTCCCGCGGCGCGATCTACTGGCACTTCGCGGACAAGACCGCGCTGCTGCAGGAGCTGCTCGGCCGCCTGCGGTGGCCGCTGGACATCGGCGCCCGCCTCGATGCTTACCAGAGCGCGGCGCAGCCCCTGTCGCTCCTGCACCGCTGCCTGGCCCACCAGATCGGCGAGTGCCGTGAAGACCCGGTGCAATGGCCGCTGGTGCAATGGGTGCTGCGCGAAGCCGGTGAGGCAGAGGAGTGGGAGGGCCTGGGACCGCGCGCGGCGGTGGCCCAGGCGGCGGCCGTTCGCCACCTGGAGTCCGCGCTGGCCGTCGCGGCGCGCCGGGGCCACCTGCGCGAGGGGCTGGAACCGGCCCTGGCGGCGCGCTGCCTGCATGCCGTCGGACGCAGCGTGCTGGCCGAGCCGGTGGAGGAGACCGATCCGGCCGGGTACCGGCGGCATGTGGACGCCTGCCTTGGGTTTCTGATGGACGGCATGGCGCCGGGCACGCCGCGCGCGCCGCTGGCCCATGGCCTTTGA
- the adeC gene encoding AdeC/AdeK/OprM family multidrug efflux complex outer membrane factor, with translation MSRFLLAPLALAAASLAGCSLMPAYVQPAAPVASTFAGDAGTPAAVPVADIGWRDVFTDPSLQRVIEMAIANNRDLRVAALNIERARAQYRVQDAALFPTVNASGGGSGSRTPADLSGAGRPVVAHSYSATVGFSAYELDLFGRVRSLNAQALEQFFATAEARRSTHISLVSEVASAYLTLAADQDRLRLAQDTLANQSNAFALNQRSFDLGVASALTLRQAQTSVDSARVDVERYTAQVAQDRNALVLLVGADVPPEWLPQALPSDASAASNPLAQVPPGLPSDLLQRRPDILQAERTLRAANASIGAARAAFYPRISLTASAGTSSADLSGLFKGGSGSWTFAPQISLPIFDGGANQANLDIARTDRDIDVAQYEKAIQTAFREVSDALAQRSTLGRQLEAQQSLVDATADSYRLSDARFKRGVDSYLTVLDSQRSLYTAQQNLIGTRLSRYTNLVTLYKTLGGGWVESTGTPVAAVGAAKP, from the coding sequence ATGTCCCGCTTCCTCCTCGCTCCCCTGGCCCTGGCCGCCGCATCCCTGGCTGGCTGCAGCCTGATGCCGGCCTATGTGCAGCCTGCGGCCCCCGTAGCCTCCACCTTCGCCGGCGATGCCGGCACGCCCGCCGCGGTGCCGGTGGCCGACATCGGCTGGCGCGACGTGTTCACCGACCCCTCGCTGCAGCGCGTGATCGAGATGGCCATCGCGAACAACCGCGACCTGCGCGTGGCGGCGCTCAACATCGAGCGGGCGCGTGCGCAGTACCGCGTGCAGGACGCGGCGCTGTTCCCGACCGTCAACGCCAGCGGTGGCGGCAGCGGCAGCCGCACGCCGGCAGACCTGTCCGGTGCGGGCCGGCCCGTGGTGGCCCACAGCTACAGCGCCACCGTGGGCTTCAGCGCCTACGAGCTGGACCTGTTCGGTCGCGTGCGCAGCCTGAATGCGCAGGCGCTGGAGCAGTTCTTCGCCACGGCGGAAGCCCGCCGCAGCACGCACATCAGCCTGGTGTCCGAAGTGGCGTCGGCCTACCTCACGCTGGCGGCCGACCAGGACCGGCTGCGCCTGGCGCAGGACACGCTCGCCAACCAGAGCAATGCCTTTGCCCTCAACCAGCGCAGCTTCGACCTGGGCGTGGCCTCGGCCCTCACGCTGCGGCAGGCGCAGACCAGCGTGGATTCGGCCCGGGTGGATGTGGAGCGTTACACCGCCCAGGTGGCGCAGGACCGCAATGCCCTGGTGCTGCTGGTGGGCGCCGACGTGCCGCCCGAGTGGCTGCCGCAGGCCCTGCCCAGCGATGCCAGCGCCGCATCGAACCCGCTGGCCCAGGTTCCGCCGGGGCTGCCATCGGACCTGCTGCAGCGCCGCCCGGACATCCTGCAGGCCGAGCGCACCTTGCGGGCCGCCAACGCCAGCATCGGTGCGGCCCGCGCCGCCTTCTACCCGCGCATCAGCCTGACGGCGTCGGCCGGTACCTCCAGCGCGGACCTGTCGGGCTTGTTCAAGGGCGGCTCGGGAAGCTGGACATTCGCGCCGCAGATCTCGCTGCCGATCTTCGACGGCGGCGCCAACCAGGCCAATCTGGACATCGCCCGGACCGACCGCGACATCGACGTGGCCCAGTACGAGAAGGCGATCCAGACCGCGTTCCGCGAGGTGTCCGATGCGCTGGCCCAGCGCAGCACGCTGGGCCGCCAGCTGGAGGCCCAGCAGTCGCTGGTGGACGCCACGGCCGACAGCTACCGCCTGTCGGATGCGCGCTTCAAGCGTGGGGTGGACAGCTACCTGACCGTGCTGGACTCGCAGCGCTCGCTCTACACCGCGCAGCAGAACCTGATCGGCACGCGGCTGTCGCGCTACACCAACCTCGTCACGCTCTACAAGACGCTCGGCGGCGGGTGGGTGGAATCGACCGGAACGCCGGTGGCTGCCGTCGGCGCCGCGAAACCCTGA
- a CDS encoding efflux RND transporter periplasmic adaptor subunit has protein sequence MRPVHRPLLTLSAAAAMACLLAACGKPPGGPPAPQGTPIVGVMTVQPQPVALSAELPGRTVPYLVADVRPQVGGIVKARKFREGSDVKAGEALYQIDPATYQATYDSNVAALAKAQASLKTTRLKADRYKELVAIQAVSQQDYDDAAASLGQGEADVASARANVETSRINLAYARVDAPISGRIGKSSVTPGALVTASQATALATIQQLDPIYVDVTQPSAALLRLKQALARGDLQKAGANAAKVRLMLEDGSAYPLEGKLEFSDVTVDQSTGAITLRAVFPNPRADLLPGMYVRAVLQEGVKEQGLLVPQQAVTRDSTGKPMAYVVGADNKLQRRALETERTVGDQWLVRTGLQAGDRLVVDGQQRAAPGAVVKAQPWTPKAPAAPVAQATAPEGAANPAN, from the coding sequence ATGCGACCCGTTCATCGCCCCTTGCTCACGCTGTCGGCCGCAGCTGCCATGGCCTGTCTGCTCGCCGCCTGCGGCAAGCCCCCGGGCGGCCCGCCGGCACCGCAGGGCACGCCCATCGTCGGTGTGATGACCGTGCAGCCGCAGCCTGTGGCGCTGAGCGCCGAACTGCCCGGCCGCACCGTGCCCTACCTGGTCGCCGACGTGCGGCCTCAGGTGGGCGGCATCGTGAAGGCGCGCAAGTTCCGCGAGGGCAGCGATGTGAAGGCCGGCGAGGCGCTCTATCAGATCGACCCCGCCACCTACCAGGCCACCTACGACAGCAACGTGGCCGCCCTGGCCAAGGCCCAGGCCAGCCTCAAGACCACCCGGCTCAAGGCCGACCGCTACAAGGAACTGGTGGCCATCCAGGCCGTGAGCCAGCAGGATTACGACGACGCGGCCGCATCGCTGGGCCAGGGCGAGGCCGACGTGGCATCGGCCCGGGCGAACGTGGAAACGAGCCGCATCAACCTGGCCTATGCGCGGGTCGATGCGCCCATCTCGGGCCGCATCGGCAAGTCGAGCGTCACGCCGGGCGCGCTGGTCACCGCCAGCCAGGCCACGGCGCTGGCGACCATCCAGCAACTGGACCCGATCTACGTGGACGTGACGCAGCCCAGCGCCGCGCTGCTGCGCCTCAAGCAGGCCCTGGCCCGCGGCGATCTGCAAAAGGCGGGCGCCAATGCCGCCAAGGTGCGGCTGATGCTGGAAGACGGCAGCGCCTACCCGCTAGAAGGCAAGCTGGAGTTCTCGGACGTCACCGTGGACCAGAGCACCGGCGCGATCACGCTGCGCGCCGTGTTCCCCAACCCGCGGGCCGACCTGCTGCCCGGCATGTACGTGCGCGCCGTGCTGCAGGAAGGCGTGAAGGAGCAGGGCCTGCTCGTGCCGCAGCAGGCCGTCACGCGGGACAGCACCGGCAAGCCGATGGCCTATGTGGTTGGCGCCGACAACAAGTTGCAGCGGCGGGCCCTGGAGACCGAGCGCACGGTGGGTGACCAGTGGCTGGTGCGCACCGGGCTGCAGGCCGGCGACCGGCTCGTGGTGGACGGACAGCAGCGGGCCGCGCCCGGCGCCGTGGTGAAGGCGCAGCCCTGGACACCCAAGGCCCCGGCCGCGCCCGTGGCGCAGGCCACCGCCCCCGAGGGTGCCGCCAACCCCGCGAACTGA
- a CDS encoding TetR/AcrR family transcriptional regulator, translated as MRVKTEAKRDAIVEIASQVFSESGFEGASMAEIAARVGGSKSTLYGYFSSKEELFLEVAIGAAKQHIELFFLALEQDESELETALKTFAEKMLAVICSEPAIQAKRAFVAESGRSDIGKRFFELGPHKGIQALGSFLEAQMRKGLLRQADPLTAARHFMALMESETATPRLFGLEDSLSKVKMRQAIGRAIDVFLRGYAVDPADGA; from the coding sequence ATGCGCGTCAAGACGGAAGCCAAGCGGGACGCGATCGTGGAAATTGCCTCCCAGGTTTTTTCGGAATCGGGGTTCGAGGGGGCGTCGATGGCGGAGATCGCCGCCCGGGTCGGGGGCTCCAAGTCCACGCTGTATGGGTATTTCAGCTCCAAGGAAGAGCTGTTCCTGGAGGTCGCCATCGGCGCGGCCAAGCAGCACATCGAATTGTTCTTTCTCGCGCTCGAGCAGGACGAGAGCGAACTGGAAACCGCGCTGAAGACCTTCGCCGAGAAGATGCTGGCCGTGATCTGCAGCGAGCCGGCCATCCAGGCCAAGCGCGCCTTCGTCGCCGAATCGGGCCGCAGCGACATCGGCAAGCGTTTCTTCGAACTGGGCCCCCACAAGGGCATTCAGGCCCTGGGTTCGTTCCTGGAAGCCCAGATGCGCAAAGGCCTGCTGCGGCAGGCCGACCCCCTGACCGCGGCGCGCCACTTCATGGCCCTGATGGAGTCGGAGACGGCCACGCCGCGCCTCTTCGGCCTGGAGGACAGCCTGTCCAAGGTGAAGATGCGCCAGGCCATCGGCCGGGCCATCGACGTGTTCTTGCGCGGCTACGCGGTGGACCCGGCCGACGGCGCCTGA
- a CDS encoding ferredoxin--NADP reductase yields MSAFNEERVLSVHHWTDRLFSFTTTRDPALRFSNGHFTMIGLKVNDKPLLRAYSIASANYEEHLEFLSIKVPDGPLTSRLQNIQVGDSIVVGRKPTGTLLIDYLLPAKRLYLISTGTGLAPFLSVIRDPDTYEKFEEVVLVHGVRQVKELAYHDFITETLPQHEFLGETVSKQLKYYPTVTREPFRNQGRINDLIESGKLFTDLGVPPLDPLVDRVMLCGSPEMLASLKAILEHRDFEEGNTTKPGDFVIERAFVEK; encoded by the coding sequence ATGAGCGCATTCAACGAAGAACGAGTCCTTTCCGTCCACCACTGGACCGACCGCCTGTTTTCCTTCACCACCACGCGCGACCCGGCGCTGCGGTTCTCCAACGGCCACTTCACCATGATCGGCCTCAAGGTGAACGACAAGCCGCTGCTGCGCGCCTACAGCATCGCCAGCGCCAACTACGAGGAGCACCTGGAGTTCCTGTCAATCAAGGTGCCGGACGGCCCGCTGACCTCGCGCCTGCAGAACATCCAGGTGGGCGACTCCATCGTGGTGGGCAGAAAGCCCACGGGCACGCTGCTCATCGACTACCTGCTGCCCGCCAAGCGCCTGTATTTGATCTCCACGGGCACGGGCCTCGCGCCCTTCCTGTCGGTGATCCGCGACCCCGACACCTACGAGAAGTTCGAGGAAGTGGTGCTGGTGCACGGCGTGCGCCAGGTCAAGGAGCTGGCCTACCACGACTTCATCACCGAAACGCTGCCGCAGCACGAGTTCCTGGGCGAGACGGTGTCCAAGCAGCTCAAGTACTACCCCACGGTGACCCGCGAGCCGTTCCGCAACCAGGGCCGCATCAACGACCTGATCGAAAGCGGCAAGCTCTTCACCGACCTGGGCGTGCCCCCGCTGGACCCGCTGGTGGACCGCGTCATGCTGTGCGGCAGCCCCGAGATGCTGGCATCGCTCAAGGCCATCCTGGAGCACCGCGACTTCGAGGAAGGCAACACCACGAAGCCTGGCGACTTCGTGATCGAACGCGCGTTCGTCGAGAAATGA
- a CDS encoding glycine zipper 2TM domain-containing protein, whose amino-acid sequence MGLIIRNNPSLAPALGASAAPAGGASVKWLWAAVGALGVSVLALGATLVMQQRGGSAPAESAAQVAQLAPGATRTPEAEVINERAGAQPARQPQPLAQNIVNRAPASPQYGSGSGGGYDASADAGRPVAMPAQAPVCSTCGRIESVQTVQQAAPASGVGAVAGGVLGAVVGNQVGKGSGRAAATVLGAVGGGYLGHTVEQRTRTTTAYQMRVRMDDGSVRTFTRSQPVAEGTPVRVEGRSFRVDNRPQGQAGYTQGAQSMRVANNGY is encoded by the coding sequence ATGGGTCTCATCATTCGAAACAATCCCTCCCTCGCGCCGGCGCTCGGCGCCTCCGCAGCTCCCGCCGGGGGCGCATCCGTCAAATGGCTGTGGGCGGCCGTGGGTGCGCTGGGCGTGAGCGTGCTGGCATTGGGCGCCACCCTGGTCATGCAGCAGCGCGGCGGCAGCGCCCCCGCCGAGTCTGCCGCGCAGGTCGCGCAACTGGCCCCCGGTGCCACGCGCACGCCCGAAGCCGAAGTCATCAATGAACGGGCGGGCGCCCAGCCCGCACGGCAACCGCAGCCCCTGGCCCAGAACATCGTGAACCGGGCCCCGGCCTCGCCGCAGTACGGCAGCGGGTCGGGCGGTGGGTACGACGCCTCCGCGGACGCCGGCCGGCCGGTGGCCATGCCGGCCCAGGCGCCGGTGTGCAGCACCTGCGGCCGAATCGAGTCGGTGCAGACGGTGCAGCAGGCCGCTCCCGCGTCCGGCGTGGGCGCCGTGGCGGGTGGGGTGCTAGGGGCCGTCGTGGGTAACCAGGTGGGCAAGGGCTCGGGCCGCGCGGCGGCCACCGTGCTGGGCGCGGTGGGCGGCGGCTACCTGGGCCACACGGTGGAGCAGCGCACCCGCACCACCACGGCCTACCAGATGCGCGTGCGCATGGACGACGGCTCGGTGCGCACCTTCACGCGCTCGCAGCCGGTGGCCGAGGGCACGCCGGTGCGCGTGGAGGGCCGCAGCTTCCGGGTGGACAACCGGCCGCAGGGCCAGGCCGGCTACACGCAGGGGGCGCAGTCGATGCGCGTGGCCAACAACGGCTACTGA